From the genome of Podospora pseudoanserina strain CBS 124.78 chromosome 7 map unlocalized CBS124.78p_7.2, whole genome shotgun sequence, one region includes:
- a CDS encoding uncharacterized protein (COG:P; EggNog:ENOG503NYZR) produces the protein MSAPLLDSSDIETNQQDAEYEKFQPQAADARAPASHRPAPPIPRRSMRRRPSSVSQQNPYLYEGREQRGEQRRLSRLSISSDDASPSLDQLRNPEKDDLAHDLQLDSRAPTLQGSISGTSLPYAVPERRRLSRLPTDQELKPSPEDIEATAAITAAKNDALDSRPSPSPTPSPGHPHDHTHPRPPLSLRSRLKHFTWAWYTLSMSTGGLSLLIHAQPHQFPSLTPVLGLAVYILNIILFTLITSLLLARFLLNTGSFVASITHPREGFFVPTFLLSIATLITSTQKYCIPSHIQSWDGERQGLRWAIQIAFWIYVALSTCLAVAQYSFVFGRRHSFSLQTMMPTWILPIFPVMLSGTIASVIASTQPPAMALPIIVSGLSCQGLGISVAAMMYAHMVGRLMQSGLPDREHRPGLFMCVGPPSFTALAFIGLAQSLPGSFDANMDGLLDASIMLMMAIVGAGFLWALSFWWFAIAVLAVVQSPPRYFHLGWWASVFPNTGFILATISLGKVFQNEFVLWFSTAISIVLVLVYGFVLFHCVRAVVVRDIAEMKTWKITDRHVGVHIDK, from the exons ATGTCAGCACCATTGCTGGACAGTTCTGATATTGAAACCAACCAGCAGGACGCAGAATACGAAAAGTTCCAGCCACAAGCCGCAGACGCTAGAGCACCTGCATCCCATCGTCCCGCCCCCCCAATTCCCCGGCGGTCCATGCGCCGTCGACCCTCCAGCGTCTCTCAACAAAATCCGTACCTCTACGAAGGCCGCGAACAGAGAGGAGAGCAACGTCGTCTCAGTCGGCTATCGATCAGCTCTGACGATGCAAGCCCATCCCTTGATCAGTTACGGAACCCAGAAAAAGACGATCTGGCCCACGATCTCCAGCTCGATTCCCGTGCGCCCACTCTACAGGGCTCCATCTCGGGCACGAGTTTGCCATATGCCGTTCCCGAACGACGCCGACTGAGTCGCCTCCCCACTGATCAGGAGCTCAAGCCATCCCCAGAGGACATCGAAGCTACCGCCGCTATCACAGCCGCCAAAAATGACGCGCTCGACAGCCgaccctcaccatctcctaCCCCCTCTCCGGGCCATCCTCACGACCACACCCATCCCCGtccacctctctctctacGTTCCCGCCTCAAACACTTTACCTGGGCATGGTACACCCTCTCTATGTCCACTGGtggcctctccctcctcatccatgcCCAACCCCACCAGTTCCCCTCCCTTACCCCGGTCCTCGGCCTAGCAGTCTacatcctcaacatcatcctcttcaccctcatcacctccctccttttGGCtcgcttcctcctcaacaccggcAGTTTCGTcgcctccatcacccacccccgcGAAGGCTTCTTCGTCCCCACTTTCCTGCTCTCGATCGCAACCTTGATCACCTCAACACAAAAATACTgcatcccctcccacatccaaTCATGGGACGGTGAACGCCAGGGGCTCCGCTGGGCCATCCAAATCGCTTTTTGGATCTACGTCGCCCTGTCAACCTGCCTAGCAGTAGCACAATACTCCTTCGTCTTTGGCCGCCGGCACTCCTTCAGCCTTCAAACCATGATGCCGACTTGgatcctccccatcttccccgtCATGCTCTCGGGCACCATCGCCTCCGTCATCGCCTCCACCCAACCGCCCGCCATggccctccccatcatcgtcagcGGCCTCAGCTGTCAGGGGTTGGGCATCAGCGTCGCGGCAATGATGTACGCCCACATGGTCGGCCGGCTGATGCAGTCGGGCCTTCCAGACAGGGAGCACAGGCCGGGGTTGTTCATGTGCGTCGGCCCGCCGAGTTTCACCGCGCTGGCATTTATCGGGCTTGCTCAGTCCCTCCCGGGGAGCTTCGACGCCAACATGGACGGGTTGCTCGACGCGAGCATCATGCTCATGATGGCCATCGTCGGGGCCGGGTTCCTCTGGGCGCTGAGCTTCTGGTGGTTTGCCATTGCCGTGCTGGCCGTGGTGCAGAGCCCACCGAGGTACTTCCAcctggggtggtgggcgtCGGTGTTTCCAAACACGGGCTTTATCCTGGCCACCATCTCTCTGGGGAAGGTGTTTCAGAACGAGTTCGTCCTGTGGTTTTCGACGGCCATCTCGAttgttttggtgttggtcTATGGATTTGTTCTGTTCCACTGTGTCagggcagtggtggtgagagacATC GCCGAGATGAAGACGTGGAAGATCACTGATCGGCATGTCGGCGTGCACAtagataaataa
- a CDS encoding uncharacterized protein (BUSCO:EOG09260DFJ; EggNog:ENOG503NWVQ; COG:A), with translation MADPQLLGPFPPPDPDRFPNTRLRSHLLRPDSTPQEPQPSHSTNDPDTCRICRGEGTPEEPLFYPCRCSGSIKHVHQDCLMEWLSHSQKKHCELCKTPFRFTKLYDPNMPRSLPWHVFASHMAKYFFANMLLWMRASLVMLVWFGALPYVMRNVWSMLFWFSDDACIAKSTSGAAQASNEHSATSTILRLLFGAPDTSGAVSTEAVAIPTRNNSLLSGVQFLRNLTRHHWLNDKVIEVLEGLIITILVIACFILIILVRDYVVQQQPEINMRAAFAAAENAPHPAPPQEPLARPELPPVEEEHHDNPAQWEDLQGQWDPAIVEPPPHLALEARRQIALARLQAHERRLQRQWAEPEARYQARYAGDDHAPAHEAAEKNPNSLATGSRNSSPFLPSPSFLPRAELDAIVNGGEAADVKSRHLHDFLAIYQRAKGDPHRILEIAREQGAEERLDYWLALTRSLLDRQNRTVAGADDHSDASSAAENTPASSTDARFENMDSPPFGGLRPATQAMEWKTFSAGEDNFGPQHDRKGKGVLREDSDGESTHTEDSERPLASPLRPRANTDGPKISDTIHPLANNSWSFQTLTEQEPDGMLNDQHGTKSTSSGHSTFGSPKQPASRQDAASAFFKTPRFTEAAFELDQTTQSVPHLSSRAEEELPVDHLTSGQESSADFWDMTSGAEAAQPETTPPPALPENGEDADAQAEPQTPNPPAPRPQPVGIVDRLADFMWRDVDEIDPAELAAADALQFDVGEGDPANDEVEEDDPEVPQRDREVVEAAVAAGLDPDAIEDAEDLEGILELLGMRGPVAGLFQNAIFCSFLVSITVFLGIVVPYNIGRMTVWMVANPIRPARMLFGLCMLVQDIAIVLFGLAVLFGAKALLLLTKVAPSLLGSVVDLLTTTSAMSYGTMMSASNRVGSSFFAEIVHISGTEIQNFSAISHEALLQLKGHISLGFAALVTAVDYLFSGDYAEKSSDIMSFMEGLATNTMGCLKQLPGILTNPNSWVLNLSVPDSTSMAFDAELAQWSGTDRLWAIVAGYVAISIIAGLYLRRGSPFFTGPTGQDWEASIIDGLNQASGVMKVILIIGIEMLAFPLYCGLLLDLALLPLFAGATIRSRVLFTMNYPVTSIFVHWFVGTGYMFHFALFVSMCRKIMRKGVLYFIRDPDDPEFHPIRDVLERSVATQLRKILFSALVYGALVMVCLGGVVWGLALSASSVLPIHYSSNEPMLEFPVDLLFYNFLMPLAVRHFKPSDGLHAMYTWWFRKCARGLRVTWFLFGERRIDEEGKLVLKSDSPDAALPWWRTLFLEVNNDQVRAKQWANPFEPSPEKPTVMRTEDALLWNTNKKALVESGQLIPDGRYVRAPCSDQVKIPKGKRVFLDVSEDNERQDEAAPTDLYNSEEFQFVYVPPHFRLRVFLFITFIWAFAAITGIGFTIVPLVFGRWMFRSLLPSHIHTNDIYAFSIGIYILGSAAYAAFHAPSIYRAAHDWVDSFTRTVVNGEAVRPMVDAGIRVAKIIYAHVFYHIVFPLMLASLVELYLLTPVNEILYGALPKKRADASELAPIMAPGAELNPKHTVRLVQAWTIGLLYLNLINRIINRWFSGTRLAAAVMAIFRRGWLHPDVSILTRAFIVPGLILWSSAVIAPLLLARLGVANGLHEAMLHSSYGTPLVGHAELSHAYKVLIYRLSYPVMAVLAVCAVVLWSMFGVFKRWNMRIRDEAYLIGERLHNFGASVGNSTPKGKAAAWRGAPGRI, from the exons atggcggaCCCCCAACTTCTGGGCCCCTTTCCGCCCCCCGACCCAGATCGATTTCCAAACACTAGGCTGCGAAGCCATCTTCTCAGGCCAGATTCGACGCCGCAAGAACCGCAACCATCACATTCTACGAATGATCCAGACACATGTCGAATATGTCGCGGAGAGGGGACGCCTGAAGAACCGCTCTTCTACCCATGCCGGTGCAGTGGCAGTATCAAGCACGTCCACCAGGATTGCTTGATGGAGTGGCTCTCCCATTCACAAAAGAAACATTGCGAGCTTTGCAAGACGCCCTTCCGCTTCACCAAGCTCTACGATCCAAATATGCCCAGATCGTTGCCATGGCACGTCTTTGCCAGCCACATGGCCAAATATTTCTTCGCCAACATGCTGCTGTGGATGAGAGCGTCGCTGGTTATGctggtttggtttggagcCTTGCCGTACGTTATGAGGAATGTATGGAGCATGTTGTTCTGGTTTAGCGATGATG CATGCATCGCCAAAAGCACCTCTGGTGCCGCTCAGGCCTCCAACGAGCACTCGGCCACTTCTACCATTTTACGTCTATTGTTTGGAGCACCCGATACATCTGGCGCTGTTTCCACCGAGGCGGTTGCTATCCCAACTAGGAACAACTCCCTTTTGAGCGGCGTCCAATTTCTTCGCAACTTGACGCGGCATCATTGGCTAAACGACAAGGTCATAGAGGTCCTTGAGGGCCTGATTATAACAATTCTGGTTATTGCTTGCttcattctcatcatcttgGTCAGAGACTATGTcgttcaacaacagcccgAGATCAATATGCGTGCTGCGTTTGCAGCTGCTGAAAATGCACCGCATcccgcaccaccacaggAGCCCCTGGCACGACCGGAACTCCCAcctgtcgaggaggaacatCATGACAACCCTGCTCAGTGGGAGGATCTACAGGGCCAGTGGGATCCCGCCATTGTCGAACCACCTCCGCACTTGGCACTGGAGGCCAGGCGCCAGATTGCGTTGGCTCGCTTGCAAGCTCATGAAAGACGGCTTCAAAGACAGTGGGCAGAACCCGAAGCTCGATATCAAGCAAGGTATGCGGGTGACGACCATGCTCCTGCACACGAGGCTGCTGAGAAGAATCCAAATAGCTTGGCTACTGGCTCACGAAATAGTTCGCCCTTTTTGCCATCgccctccttccttccaaGAGCGGAACTGGACGCCATCGTCAATGGTGGTGAAGCTGCTGACGTGAAAAGTCGGCACCTCCATGACTTCCTTGCCATCTATCAGCGTGCCAAGGGAGATCCCCATCGCATTCTCGAAATTGCCAGAGAACAAGGGGCTGAGGAGCGACTGGATTACTGGCTGGCCCTTACGAGGTCGCTGCTGGATCGTCAAAACCGTACTGTGGCCGGTGCCGATGACCACTCGGACGCCAGCAGCGCTGCTGAGAATACTCCAGCATCGAGCACGGATGCTCGCTTCGAGAATATGGATTCTCCACCGTTTGGAGGCCTTCGTCCAGCCACCCAGGCTATGGAGTGGAAGACCTTTTCGGCCGGCGAAGACAATTTTGGACCCCAACATGATAGAAAAGGCAAGGGCGTACTAAGAGAGGATTCCGACGGTGAAAGCACCCACACCGAAGACAGTGAAAGACCTTTGGCAAGCCCGCTTCGACCAAGGGCCAACACAGATGGTCCCAAAATTAGCGATACAATCCACCCCTTGGCCAACAATAGCTGGTCGTTCCAGACCTTGACAGAACAAGAGCCTGATGGGATGTTAAATGACCAACACGGGACTAAGTCGACATCTTCGGGACACTCGACTTTCGGATCACCCAAACAACCGGCGTCTCGACAAGATGCTGCGTCTGCCTTCTTCAAGACGCCCAGATTCACCGAGGCTGCATTCGAACTTGACCAGACCACCCAGTCTGTGCCGCATCTGAGCAGCAGGGCTGAGGAAGAACTGCCAGTTGATCATTTGACTTCAGGACAGGAATCAAGCGCCGATTTTTGGGACATGACCTCGGGTGCTGAAGCGGCCCAGCCAGAGAcaacccctccgccagcCTTACCAgagaatggggaggatgccgaTGCGCAGGCCGAGCCACAAACCCCGAATCCGCCAGCCCCGCGCCCCCAGCCCGTAGGCATTGTCGACAGACTTGCTGATTTTATGTGGCGGGATGTGGATGAAATAGACCCGGCCGAGCTTGCTGCAGCTGACGCTCTGCAATTCGACGTGGGGGAAGGTGATCCCGCCAACGATGAGGTAGAAGAGGACGACCCCGAAGTGCCACAGCGAGATAGAGAGGTGGTTGAAGCTGCTGTGGCAGCTGGGCTGGATCCAGACGCGATCGAAGATGCTGAGGACTTGGAAGGGATCCTGGAGCTCCTCGGTATGCGAGGTCCCGTCGCTGGCTTATTTCAGAATGCCATATTCTGCTCTTTTCTCGTATCTATTACCGTCTTCCTCGGTATCGTAGTCCCCTACAATATCGGGCGTATGACAGTTTGGATGGTCGCGAATCCTATTCGACCGGCGCGGATGCTCTTCGGCTTATGCATGCTCGTTCAGGACATCGCCATTGTATTGTTCGGATTAGCAGTTTTGTTCGGCGCGAAGGCTCTTCTCTTGCTCACGAAAGTCGCCCCCAGTTTGCTTGGCTCTGTGGTCGACCTTCTCACAACCACGTCGGCCATGTCCTATGGCACCATGATGAGTGCTTCCAACAGAGTGGGGAGCAGTTTCTTTGCCGAAATCGTTCACATTTCTGGCACTGAGATACAAAACTTCTCTGCCATCAGTCATGAGGCATTGCTTCAACTGAAGGGCCACATTAGTCTGGGGTTCGCTGCACTTGTCACAGCGGTGGACTACCTCTTCTCCGGTGATTACGCCGAAAAGAGCTCCGACATCATGTCATTCATGGAAGGGCTCGCTACGAATACGATGGGATGCTTGAAGCAACTCCCCggcatcctcaccaaccccaactctTGGGTACTTAACCTCAGCGTGCCAGATTCCACGTCAATGGCCTTTGATGCAGAACTTGCTCAGTGGAGCGGCACCGACAGACTCTGGGCTATCGTGGCTGGTTATGttgccatctccatcattgCTGGTCTCTACTTGCGACGAGGAAGCCCCTTTTTTACGGGTCCAACAGGTCAGGATTGGGAAGCATCCATTATTGATGGCCTCAACCAAGCTAGTGGCGTCATGAAGGTGATCCTGATCATTGGTATCGAGATGCTCGCCTTCCCGCTCTATTGTGGGCTGCTGCTCGACCTCGCCTTGCTGCCCCTTTTCGCGGGCGCCACGATTAGGTCAAGGGTCCTCTTCACCATGAACTACCCGGTCACGTCCATCTTCGTTCACTGGTTTGTCGGAACAGGGTACATGTTTCACTTTGCCCTTTTCGTCTCCATGTGTAGAAAGATCATGCGCAAAGGGGTTCTCTACTTTATCCGCGACCCCGACGACCCGGAGTTCCACCCGATCCGCGATGTTCTGGAGCGCAGTGTCGCGACTCAGCTGCGCAAAATCCTGTTTTCTGCCTTGGTTTATGGCGCACTCGTCATGGTTTGCCTAGGCGGCGTCGTCTGGGGGCTTGCCCTTTCTGCTTCGAGCGTTCTACCGATCCACTACTCGTCCAATGAGCCTATGCTGGAATTTCCCGTCGATCTGCTCTTTTACAACTTCCTCATGCCACTGGCAGTTCGTCACTTCAAGCCCAGTGATGGTCTACATGCCATGTACACGTGGTGGTTTCGGAAATGTGCTCGAGGCTTGAGGGTGACTTGGTTCTTATTTGGGGAGCGTCGCATCGATGAAGAAGGCAAACTTGTACTGAAGAGCGACTCACCCGATGCGGCCCTGCCGTGGTGGCGGACATTGTTCCTTGAAGTGAATAACGACCAAGTGCGGGCAAAGCAGTGGGCCAACCCTTTCGAGCCCAGCCCGGAGAAACCGACCGTCATGCGAACGGAAGACGCTCTCTTGTGGAACACAAACAAGAAGGCCCTCGTCGAGTCAGGCCAACTCATCCCTGACGGACGCTATGTTCGGGCGCCATGCTCTGATCAGGTCAAAATTCCCAAGGGCAAGAGGGTGTTTCTCGACGTATCCGAAGATAACGAGCGACAAGACGAGGCTGCACCAACTGACCTGTACAACTCTGAAGAGTTTCAATTCGTCTATGTGCCGCCCCATTTTAGGCTCCgggtcttcctcttcatcacttTCATCTGGGCCTTCGCCGCCATCACGGGTATTGGTTTCACCATCGTACCGCTCGTCTTTGGCCGTTGGATGTTTAgatctcttcttcccagtCACATTCATACCAACGATATCTATGCTTTCAGCATCGGCATCTACATTTTGGGCTCTGCTGCTTATGCCGCATTTCATGCGCCGTCCATCTACCGTGCCGCACACGATTGGGTCGACAGCTTTACAAGGACCGTCGTCAATGGGGAGGCTGTCCGGCCAATGGTTGATGCAGGCATCCGGGTTGCCAAGATTATTTACGCGCACGTCTTTTACCATATCGTCTTTCCCCTCATGCTTGCCTCATTGGTGGAGTTGTATCTTTTGACGCCGGTGAATGAGATCCTATATGGTGCCCTACCTAAGAAGCGAGCTGATGCTTCTGAGCTTGCGCCCATCATGGCGCCGGGTGCTGAACTCAATCCGAAGCATACTGTTCGTTTGGTCCAGGCTTGGACCATTGGCCTGCTCtatctcaacctcatcaaccggATCATCAACCGCTGGTTTTCGGGTACCCGCCTTGCTGCAGCCGTGATGGCTATCTTCCGGCGTGGCTGGCTGCATCCAGATGTCTCCATCCTGACTCGGGCTTTCATCGTTCCTGGACTCATTCTCTGGAGCAGTGCCGTCATCGCGCCGCTCCTCCTTGCCAGACTTGGCGTGGCCAACGGGCTACATGAGGCCATGCTTCACTCATCGTATGGCACACCTCTTGTCGGCCATGCCGAGTTAAGCCATGCATACAAGGTCCTCATCTACCGTCTGAGTTACCCCGTCATGGCTGTGTTGGCTGTCTGTGCAGTTGTGCTCTGGAGTATGTTTGGTGTGTTCAAGAGGTGGAACATGCGTATAAGAGACGAGGCATATCTAATCGGGGAAAGGTTGCATAACTTTGGGGCGTCGGTGGGAAATAGCACCCCAAAGGGGAAGGCCGCAGCTTGGAGAGGCGCTCCGGGAAGGATATAG
- a CDS encoding uncharacterized protein (COG:S; EggNog:ENOG503NW9G): MDPLNPMGDAQPAFQRRLSRLYNDTKRRSEFVQTSVQHPEADPEVRSLHRRLRIQKDRFVTWGLEWADPSQSAEVLIDSSLNKAGISELVSNIMSNIKEILAEAEPLWMSSRRLAGEIVEPAQPPRRGEKIQMVVWDKSKFEGLIRDLTDAIDTLYEVSRTRSSYASSAAVGGRPAKSSAAAEDLRPFASSRLQTPEQIDPKILTSLRSVQAAPMTEHDEKEKTHEIVFMDKQSYAKLTRTTAGARHTQSPLLLEYAPFSSLYSITGVSPPMHRFEKLFSGLQLEPQRPVQPGSWIGLPRLLGYFEDMENSRFGLIYQFPQKFNAVTFETLTQNPLNNLCTLADLLARPDFEPRLEAKFRLAANLANSVFDLHDRGITHGSIGDENISFCNAVGTDPEVSGITQGEVDIRRPLISSFDLFSETEPEYQEGPREFSLYKHPLDPRNSVQSPLTNNADSKTFDLYSLAMILLSIGLWTKLENLVPNMASPVLPESVLTQLGIRCGTLYMKAVQTLWSAVDQELSGTQTTDKIVERVEFKAGRYLEACCILDGVSNLEERLGDDLGDVRPEHARLNTPSIAGPSKDSQSEKPSASVLSAGQVQTEAKAADANETSTKPKLRLFKHVPLPPEEVERWNTNIMPQVNQALRHFYRKNPESVEISLESVGESPQKTKPTVLVVCQSTSLVKTILKKRLGNILAAAGLGLRVCTGRVIKSRRDAVGRSMAGPEEEVVAANPEHQQQPLNGASIGAWNQSHHLPPVSLGGMLTVDGRLYGMTVHHMLDEPGPDSGGKSGAPRSMAGPPGMTDLHAWYAQQYTNPSDSDQDTSSSSEYDAYDLSDADSDAFSESAITSDYSEEDNDDDGEYQESEPGDIPGIEPGCGDGYIVTQPALDDVDAGFYPCLETQDEDHLDTYRVGEMYASSGIRRRREGGMNHEIDWALFEFFGERLPSGNLIPSLDPPPTKAQSQTTSSSICPTTVAPMSSLPGLGVQCMARTSGLQTGVILPAMVSVKIYGRVSPSETYQVSGTRPSPDQPRHPKQSSLPMGMPGDSGAWVVDGANGRVCGHILAWSERKKVAYICPMDVLILDIAETLEANEIRLPGGEVVYSREPLSAQYPMRSLTQRSARSDMSGWQRSEGDVGDDEGEEPSTPMARFAVRRHSSRRSQRSVVAGKRASYLSAKRQSQQATMESTVGEEELEHDEGVEVDISVGLANQLKAMNLPPGDSSLSSSEMMRKWGYA, encoded by the exons ATGgaccctctcaaccccatGGGTGATGCCCAGCCGGCCTTCCAGCGCCGGCTGAGCAGGCTTTACAACGACACCAAAAGGAGATCCGAGTTTGTTCAGACCTCTGTCCAACACCCCGAAGCCGATCCCGAGGTCAGGTCGTTGCATCGAAGGCTCAGGATTCAGAAGGACCGTTTCGTCACCTGGGGTTTGGAATGGGCTGACCCTAGCCAGTCTGCCGAGGTCTTGATAGACTCGTCGTTGAACAAGGCCGGAATCAGCGAACTGGTTAGCAACATCATGTCCAACATCAAGGAAATTCTTGCCGAAGCCGAGCCACTCTGGATGAGTTCAAGACGACTGGCGGGAGAGATTGTTGAGCCAGCACAGCCACCTCGGAGGGGAGAAAAGATTCAGATGGTTGTCTGGGACAAGAGCAAGTTTGAAGGTTTGATCCGCGATCTTACCGATGCTATCGACACCCTCTACGAAGTATCCCGAACAAGATCATCATATGCAAGCTCTGCCGCCGTCGGGGGGCGGCCGGCCAAGTCCTCGGCGGCAGCAGAAGACCTGCGTCCCTTTGCGTCATCACGGCTACAAACCCCAGAGCAGATCGATCCCAAGATCTTGACCTCGTTGCGGTCGGTGCAGGCAGCGCCTATGACCGAGCACGACGAGAAGGAAAAAACCCACGAAATTGTCTTTATGGACAAGCAATCTTACGCCAAACTCACACGAACTACTGCTGGTGCACGCCACACCCAATCGCCACTTCTTCTTGAATATGCCCCTTTCAGCTCCCTATACTCTATCACGGGTGTCTCACCACCGATGCACCGCTTCGAGAAGCTGTTTTCTGGCCTTCAGCTTGAACCTCAAAGGCCGGTCCAGCCGGGATCGTGGATTGGGTTACCGCGTTTGTTGGGCTACTTTGAAGACATGGAAAACTCAAGATTCGGATTGATCTATCAGTTTCCCCAGAAGTTCAATGCTGTCACGTTTGAAACTTTGACCCAAAACCCCCTGAACAACCTCTGCACACTCGCCGACCTCCTGGCCCGCCCAGACTTTGAGCCTAGGCTTGAGGCCAAGTTCCGGCTCGCTGCCAATCTGGCAAACAGCGTCTTTGACCTGCATGACCGGGGCATCACTCATGGGAGCATCGGTGATGAAAACATCTCTTTTTGCAATGCCGTGGGCACTGACCCCGAAGTCAGTGGAATCACTcaaggagaggttgataTTCGCAGGCCTCTTATCTCTTCCTTTGATCTTTTTTCAGAGACAGAGCCAGAGTATCAGGAAGGTCCTAGAGAGTTCTCTTTGTACAAACACCCCCTTGACCCACGAAACAGTGTTcaatcccccctcaccaacaatGCCGACTCCAAGACCTTCGACCTCTACTCTCTCGCCATGATTCTTCTCTCGATTGGTCTCTGGACTAAACTTGAGAATCTTGTCCCTAACATGGCCTCGCCAGTGTTGCCCGAGTCCGTTCTCACTCAATTGGGTATCCGCTGTGGCACGCTTTACATGAAGGCAGTGCAGACATTGTGGTCTGCGGTGGACCAAGAGTTGAGTGGCACACAAACGACTGACAAAATTGTAGAACGGGTCGAATTCAAGGCTGGTCGATATCTGGAGGCATGCTGTATCTTGGATGGTGTCAGCAATCTTGAGGAGAGACTGGGTGATGACCTAGGGGATGTGCGCCCGGAGCACGCACGGCTGAACACACCATCGATCGCTGGACCTTCAAAGGACTCGCAATCAGAAAAGCCGTCCGCCTCTGTGTTATCAGCCGGCCAAGTCCAAACAGAAGCGAAGG CCGCCGACGCCAATGAAACATCAACCAAACCGAAGCTACGACTCTTCAAGCACGTGCCCCTACCACCCGAAGAGGTCGAGCGGTGgaacaccaacatcatgcCACAGGTCAACCAGGCCCTTCGGCACTTTTATCGAAAAAATCCCGAGTCAGTCGAAATTTCGCTGGAGTCTGTTGGAGAGAGTCctcaaaaaacaaaacccacAGTTTTAGTGGTGTGCCAATCCACAAGCTTGGTCAAAACTATCCTGAAGAAGAGGCTTGGCAACATTTTGGCTGCGGCCGGCCTCGGGTTGAGGGTATGCACTGGCCGAGTCATCAAATCTCGCAGAGACGCTGTTGGGAGAAGCATGGCTGGtccagaagaggaggtggttgcgGCCAATCCAgaacaccaacagcaacccttGAATGGGGCAAGCATCGGGGCATGGAACCAAAGTCACCATCTGCCACCTGTCAGCCTCGGAGGGATGCTCACAGTAGATGGCAGATTGTACGGCATGACGGTACACCATATGTTGGACGAACCGGGTCCCGATTCGGGAGGGAAGTCAGGTGCTCCAAGAAGCATGGCAGGGCCTCCCGGAATGACGGATCTCCATGCTTGGTACGCACAGCAGTACACGAATCCCAGCGACTCGGACCAAGATACCAGCAGCAGTTCCGAGTATGATGCCTACGACCTCTCTGATGCAGATTCTGATGCTTTTTCAGAGTCGGCCATCACTAGCGACTATTCGGAGGaagacaacgacgacgacggcgagtATCAGGAGAGTGAGCCGGGAGATATACCCGGCATTGAACCCGGTTGTGGGGACGGGTACATCGTCACACAACCTGCCCTGGACGATGTGGATGCTGGTTTCTATCCTTGCCTGGAAACCCAGGATGAAGACCACCTCGACACGTACAGAGTTGGGGAGATGTATGCATCAAGTGGTATCCGACGTCgtagggaggggggaatgAACCACGAGATCGATTGGGCCCTTTTTGAATTCTTCGGCGAGCGACTGCCCTCTGGGAATTTGATTCCCTCCCTCGACCCGCCACCGACAAAAGCACAATCACAAACCACTTCGTCCAGCATTTGTCCTACAACTGTTGCACCTATGTCAAGCTTGCCGGGCCTAGGGGTTCAATGCATGGCACGCACTTCAGGCCTACAGACTGGTGTTATCCTCCCAGCTATGGTGTCCGTCAAGATTTATGGCCGGGTTTCGCCAAGCGAGACATATCAAGTGTCGGGAACCCGACCGTCTCCAGACCAGCCTCGTCACCCAAAACAGTCGTCGCTTCCGATGGGCATGCCGGGAGACTCGGGAGCATGGGTAGTTGATGGTGCGAATGGTCGAGTATGCGGGCATATTCTTGCCTGGAGTGAGCGCAAGAAGGTTGCTTACATCTGTCCAATGGATGTGCTGATTCTTGATATTGCCGAGACGTTGGAAGCCAATGAGATCCGTCTTCCGGGAGGTGAAGTTGTGTACTCGCGGGAGCCGCTGAGTGCTCAATATCCCATGAGGTCTTTGACGCAAAGGAGTGCAAGAAGTGACATGTCGGGCTGGCAACGTTCTGAGGGCGATgttggcgacgacgagggcgaAGAGCCATCTACCCCAATGGCTAGATTTGCCGTCAGGAGACACAGCAGCCGACGGTCTCAGAGGAGCGTGGTGGCCGGTAAGAGGGCATCTTACCTCTCGGCCAAAAGACAGAGCCAACAAGCAACGATGGAAAGCActgttggggaagaggagctggagcaCGATGAGGGGGTCGAGGTGGATATCAGTGTTGGGTTAGCTAATCAGCTCAAAGCAATGAACCTGCCTCCGGGAGACTCAAGCCTATCTTCATcagagatgatgaggaaatGGGGATATGCCTGA